The following proteins are encoded in a genomic region of Natrinema sp. DC36:
- a CDS encoding PH domain-containing protein: protein MTRTNPSDSAAESVESSDATAASGDPTAVPDWLPLESADGERIRWHGSPRIQTVLPWAAFALVGTLAVLAAVVTEVLPALVAVGIPIIVAPALWQYARVSRTAFVVTNSVAATRHGVLGIRVRTVSLERIQNTTVEQDPIGRLVGYGTVTIETASGSELAFWNVEEPARIRERLEAERERLTGGEIPGRPEQWDAILEEVQEWRRVAERSS from the coding sequence ATGACACGGACGAATCCGTCTGATTCGGCGGCGGAGTCGGTGGAGTCGTCCGACGCGACGGCCGCTTCCGGCGATCCGACGGCGGTCCCGGACTGGCTCCCGCTCGAGTCCGCGGACGGCGAGCGGATCCGCTGGCACGGTAGCCCGCGAATCCAGACCGTCCTGCCGTGGGCGGCGTTCGCACTCGTCGGAACGCTGGCGGTGCTGGCCGCAGTCGTCACCGAGGTGCTCCCGGCCCTCGTAGCCGTCGGGATTCCGATCATCGTCGCGCCGGCGCTGTGGCAGTACGCCCGCGTCTCGCGGACGGCGTTCGTCGTCACGAATTCGGTGGCCGCGACCCGCCACGGCGTTCTCGGGATCCGGGTTCGAACCGTCTCCCTCGAGCGGATCCAGAACACGACCGTCGAACAGGACCCGATCGGCCGGCTCGTCGGCTACGGCACCGTCACGATCGAGACGGCCAGCGGCTCGGAACTCGCCTTCTGGAACGTCGAGGAGCCGGCGCGGATTCGCGAGCGACTCGAGGCCGAACGAGAGCGCCTGACGGGCGGCGAGATTCCGGGTCGGCCCGAGCAGTGGGACGCGATCCTCGAGGAGGTACAGGAGTGGCGACGCGTCGCAGAGCGGAGTTCGTGA
- a CDS encoding PH domain-containing protein, with amino-acid sequence MSAGIETDGVDPADLEWLSLDGDEEIVWAGGPDRRTLIPAFAIGIPLAIVLIGIVIIASEYLRVTNTHYVVTNRALYAKTGVLSRDVKRIEHEKVQDISYSQSALGAHFGYGNVEVSTAGGSGVEMAFKSVPDPKAVQRTISERVDRNRGEPADGHSSEDTLAAILTELRAIREAVGDDRSVRANGGDADRSNDGTAGRSDDRTADRKDDRRRNEYDTDESV; translated from the coding sequence ATGAGCGCCGGAATCGAAACCGACGGCGTCGACCCCGCCGACCTCGAGTGGCTCTCGCTGGACGGCGACGAAGAAATCGTCTGGGCCGGCGGTCCGGACCGCCGAACCCTCATCCCGGCGTTTGCGATCGGAATCCCGCTCGCGATCGTCCTGATCGGGATCGTCATCATCGCGAGCGAGTACCTCCGCGTGACCAACACCCACTACGTCGTGACGAACCGCGCGCTGTACGCGAAGACCGGCGTGCTCTCCCGAGACGTCAAGCGGATCGAACACGAGAAGGTACAGGACATCTCCTACAGCCAGAGCGCCCTCGGAGCCCACTTCGGCTACGGGAACGTCGAGGTCAGCACTGCCGGTGGCTCGGGCGTCGAAATGGCCTTCAAATCCGTGCCGGACCCGAAAGCCGTCCAACGAACTATCAGCGAACGGGTCGACCGCAACCGCGGCGAGCCCGCGGACGGCCACTCGAGCGAGGACACGCTCGCGGCGATCCTCACCGAACTGCGAGCGATTCGGGAGGCCGTCGGGGACGACCGATCCGTTCGAGCGAACGGTGGTGACGCCGACCGGAGTAACGATGGAACGGCCGGCCGGAGCGACGATCGAACGGCCGATCGGAAAGACGATCGACGGAGAAACGAGTATGACACGGACGAATCCGTCTGA
- a CDS encoding plastocyanin, with protein sequence MARSRTSTRRQWLRRGTSLGLVGLAGCLNPFADSTGIEFPPGLTSDGVDDPDALLEAHGEAVTATSFTGEYDRQLSVDVPEVDDSRESPVTMDAFDIRAEPSAERVVRSRRGGGPTPSLERVIYIDGDYRATDHPGPLTQGSAESLIEDSLEPIGDWLLEAVAEYRGTRSNETGPLHEYRLSGIDSERIPREFPDGETDGDGLVLVDEKGRIHRYRTTQSGQNDEIAMELGIEFEFGRFGETTVEEPAGVEAVGPDGYQVIEPGTRIELEAQTTDWVGIAPSKIEGFENPPFALEAGESYEIGWAAGDGGTHNLEIVDADGTVVGDLATKRIHGRDGERWFEFTATEEMAAYSCGPDGTTGTIAVY encoded by the coding sequence ATGGCTCGCTCTCGAACGTCGACTCGACGACAGTGGCTCCGTCGCGGGACGTCACTCGGCCTCGTCGGTCTGGCAGGCTGTCTGAATCCGTTCGCTGACTCGACGGGAATCGAATTTCCACCCGGGCTGACCTCCGACGGCGTCGACGACCCCGACGCGCTTCTCGAGGCGCACGGAGAGGCCGTGACAGCGACGTCTTTTACCGGCGAATACGACCGTCAACTCTCCGTGGACGTCCCGGAGGTCGACGACTCCAGAGAGTCACCGGTGACGATGGATGCGTTCGATATCCGAGCCGAACCGAGCGCAGAACGCGTCGTGCGATCACGGCGCGGCGGCGGCCCCACCCCCTCGCTGGAGCGGGTGATCTACATCGACGGCGACTATCGAGCGACCGATCATCCGGGTCCCCTCACGCAGGGCTCGGCCGAGAGCCTCATCGAGGACTCGCTCGAGCCGATCGGTGACTGGCTGCTCGAGGCCGTCGCTGAATACCGTGGAACGCGATCGAACGAGACGGGCCCCCTTCACGAGTACCGTCTCTCGGGGATCGATTCCGAGCGGATCCCGCGAGAGTTTCCGGACGGCGAGACCGACGGTGACGGACTCGTTCTCGTCGACGAGAAGGGGCGCATCCATCGATATCGGACGACACAGAGCGGGCAAAACGATGAGATCGCGATGGAACTCGGGATCGAGTTCGAATTCGGTCGGTTCGGAGAGACGACCGTCGAAGAACCCGCGGGGGTCGAAGCGGTCGGGCCGGACGGCTATCAGGTGATCGAGCCGGGAACGCGGATCGAACTCGAGGCACAGACCACCGACTGGGTCGGCATCGCGCCGTCGAAAATCGAAGGGTTCGAGAACCCGCCGTTCGCACTCGAGGCGGGAGAATCCTACGAAATCGGGTGGGCTGCGGGAGACGGCGGAACACACAATCTCGAGATCGTGGATGCAGACGGTACTGTCGTCGGCGATCTCGCAACTAAGCGGATCCACGGGCGAGACGGCGAACGGTGGTTCGAATTCACTGCGACCGAAGAGATGGCAGCGTACAGCTGCGGGCCGGACGGTACGACGGGAACGATCGCGGTTTACTAA